The following are encoded together in the Oceanotoga teriensis genome:
- a CDS encoding helix-turn-helix domain-containing protein translates to MNIGKKVKSLRIMQNMTQEELAVRSDLTRGFISQIERNLTSPTIENLELILRALGTDLVEFFSSMNEKEKVVYTKEERIPIYDTPEGIKEELLMTATDPKKIEPSLIELNPISSTEVENYHEGYEFGYVIEGKIIINLDEHKYHAKKGECFFFTSNKKHFIENNSKKNNAQILWIEIF, encoded by the coding sequence ATGAATATAGGTAAGAAAGTTAAAAGCTTGAGAATAATGCAAAATATGACTCAAGAAGAATTAGCCGTTAGATCTGATTTAACAAGAGGCTTTATATCTCAAATTGAAAGAAATTTAACTTCTCCTACTATAGAAAATCTTGAATTGATCTTGAGGGCTCTTGGTACTGATCTTGTAGAATTTTTTTCATCTATGAATGAAAAAGAAAAAGTTGTTTATACAAAAGAAGAAAGAATTCCTATTTATGATACTCCTGAAGGAATAAAAGAAGAATTATTAATGACTGCAACAGATCCTAAAAAAATAGAACCTTCATTGATTGAGTTAAATCCTATATCTTCTACAGAAGTTGAAAATTATCATGAAGGTTATGAATTTGGTTATGTTATTGAAGGTAAAATTATAATTAATCTTGATGAACATAAGTATCATGCTAAAAAAGGTGAATGTTTTTTCTTTACTTCTAATAAAAAACATTTCATTGAAAATAATTCAAAAAAAAATAATGCACAAATTCTTTGGATAGAAATATTTTAA